One genomic window of Halolamina sediminis includes the following:
- a CDS encoding metallophosphoesterase family protein: MAVDPVDHSGSAPGNVMARLQRPCSDERTRIAVVADPHVSTREEGTSKLFEHTEAHLASAVADINDRDVDYTLCVGDITKDGERWNYDAADEILADLDSPFRSVPGNHDVEKEGYDHENLPLSEFEERYTPDGLPFHERVDGVDVVGLNSAGGDDWLTDSHDGLVTDHQLEWLDETLPELENPLIAVHHNLPTMSEQLVQHRDNNEPEMAIPPTMRNPEPFLDTLEAHDAPLVVTGHLHLPSATKERGVREIMSPTTCSFPQSYLLFDVGPEGTEIRLVPVTDHEGMMLGHYERHQDSITGKGLTDMAAVRLAQFPLVDES, encoded by the coding sequence ATGGCCGTCGATCCAGTCGACCACAGTGGTAGCGCACCGGGGAACGTGATGGCACGCCTCCAGCGCCCGTGCAGCGACGAACGGACCCGCATCGCCGTCGTCGCGGACCCGCACGTCTCCACGCGCGAAGAGGGCACGTCGAAGCTGTTCGAGCACACCGAGGCCCACCTCGCGAGCGCAGTCGCGGACATCAACGACCGCGACGTGGACTACACGCTCTGTGTCGGCGATATCACCAAGGACGGCGAGCGCTGGAACTACGACGCCGCCGACGAGATCCTCGCCGATCTCGACAGCCCGTTCCGCTCGGTTCCGGGCAACCACGACGTGGAGAAGGAGGGGTACGACCACGAGAACCTCCCCCTGAGCGAGTTCGAAGAGCGCTACACGCCGGACGGGCTGCCGTTCCACGAACGCGTCGACGGCGTCGACGTGGTCGGCCTCAACAGCGCCGGCGGCGACGACTGGCTGACCGACTCCCACGACGGGCTCGTCACCGACCACCAACTCGAGTGGCTCGACGAGACGCTGCCCGAACTCGAGAACCCCCTGATTGCGGTCCACCACAACCTCCCGACGATGTCCGAGCAGTTGGTCCAGCACCGCGACAACAACGAGCCGGAGATGGCGATCCCGCCGACGATGCGCAACCCCGAGCCGTTCCTCGACACGCTCGAAGCCCACGACGCGCCGCTGGTCGTCACCGGCCACCTCCACCTCCCCTCGGCCACGAAGGAGCGAGGCGTCCGCGAGATCATGTCGCCGACGACCTGCTCGTTCCCGCAGTCGTACCTGCTGTTCGACGTCGGCCCCGAGGGCACCGAGATCCGACTGGTCCCCGTCACCGACCACGAGGGGATGATGCTCGGTCACTACGAGCGCCATCAAGACTCGATCACCGGCAAGGGGCTGACCGACATGGCCGCGGTCCGGCTGGCGCAGTTCCCGCTAGTCGACGAGTCCTGA
- a CDS encoding ABC transporter permease: MSRAKYLAKRLLMAIPVVWLGTSMTWYIIFQGPIDPAARLLSEGQTRDPAAYQAAQTQLGLNQPPLQHYVDWVSSLLMFDLGQTWLLYQGSNVNALILDFLPRTLWLGFWSVLIAIFIGVPLGFYAGMRSNTVADYTASMGGIVWRAMPNFWLGIMLLAVLGSSQAIFGFSWETLGPNLTSGISGNPDLSYLSGNPLALFTNPNATLQAIKKVAPAAIVLGSASMGNEMRIGRTAVLEVKNQDYVELAKVKGVSDRALVYKHILRNALVPLVPIITSEAFLLIGGSVLVESVFGINGIGYLFFQAAIQGDLPLVGTLMYVFILMIVGINLIQDVLYTLIDPRVGLEGE, from the coding sequence GTGAGCAGAGCCAAGTACCTCGCCAAACGGCTGCTCATGGCGATCCCGGTCGTGTGGCTGGGGACGTCGATGACGTGGTACATCATCTTCCAGGGGCCGATCGACCCCGCCGCACGCCTGCTGAGCGAGGGACAGACGCGTGACCCGGCCGCGTATCAGGCCGCACAGACGCAGTTGGGACTGAACCAACCCCCGCTCCAGCACTACGTCGACTGGGTTTCGAGTCTGCTGATGTTCGACCTCGGCCAGACGTGGCTGCTCTACCAGGGGTCGAACGTGAACGCGCTCATCCTCGACTTCCTCCCGCGGACGCTCTGGCTGGGGTTCTGGTCGGTGCTGATCGCGATCTTCATCGGCGTTCCGTTGGGGTTCTACGCCGGCATGCGGTCGAACACCGTGGCCGACTACACCGCTTCGATGGGCGGGATCGTCTGGCGGGCGATGCCGAACTTCTGGCTCGGGATCATGCTGCTCGCAGTGCTCGGCAGCTCCCAGGCGATCTTCGGCTTCAGTTGGGAGACGCTCGGGCCGAACCTCACCTCCGGTATCTCCGGCAACCCCGATCTCAGCTATCTCTCGGGGAACCCGCTAGCCCTCTTTACGAACCCGAACGCGACCCTGCAGGCGATCAAGAAAGTGGCGCCCGCCGCGATCGTCCTCGGGTCGGCGTCGATGGGGAACGAGATGCGTATCGGCCGGACGGCCGTGCTCGAAGTGAAGAACCAAGACTACGTCGAGCTCGCCAAAGTCAAGGGCGTCTCCGACCGCGCGCTCGTGTACAAACACATCCTCCGGAACGCGCTGGTGCCGCTGGTCCCGATCATCACCAGCGAGGCGTTCCTGCTGATCGGCGGCAGCGTGCTCGTCGAGTCCGTGTTCGGGATCAACGGGATCGGCTACCTGTTCTTCCAGGCGGCCATCCAGGGCGACCTCCCGCTTGTCGGGACGCTGATGTACGTATTCATCCTCATGATCGTCGGAATCAATCTCATTCAGGACGTGCTGTACACGCTGATCGACCCACGCGTCGGGCTGGAGGGCGAGTGA
- a CDS encoding ABC transporter substrate-binding protein gives MPEESTRRSFLAAAGTGVAAALAGCGGNAPDQTATESPTDEPAGGSDDTDTEPEGTPQSGGTLQMMATGAIQTLDPINAKGSGAGYNQYNQQLMMFPDGEYPPEAALATDYELSDDGLTYTFTLREDATFHNGDDVTAHDVVYSFRRLAESENSRNQDDIIGETMTIDHEKDASIAQPEDEETLDDIVPESLAVEAVDDYTFEMTLRSAFSWSLFQISGGTFAILPENSVGDIEGYDGEYSYNEFFSTSGDGPTFAGAGAFEVDSWSKGDAITLSAFDGYYGTQPQIDEIVYTVVPDGNTRLNRFENGNADILEGMPTASFTPGNVNIEEDQGAKEIGTYDLGGQTVNYGQIASLTTEYLVFNTLEVPRPVRRAFAYALNQHDVAENVYKGTATPAYHIVPPAAYPTFEEGVSAGETYTRHAEDGYQSNLEGAADGYPYGYAETDLESARQVMEEAGYSSDNTFEITATTISGNSGYQRVLTRLQSKLRQAHIEMDITEAQFGTIISQAIGGEMEVFALGDGMEYPGPENFLRFLFGGNPSTQFTRWGAEGSYFDEELRQTTIDAWEQNYAPSDSTAEEEAEAFQTVEEGNWLSVQELPIVNPASQRFWHQDVDVEMYGVMENQTFTDLTLSR, from the coding sequence ATGCCCGAGGAGAGCACTCGGCGATCGTTCTTAGCGGCGGCAGGCACCGGCGTTGCGGCGGCGCTCGCCGGCTGCGGCGGTAATGCACCCGATCAAACAGCGACGGAATCGCCCACTGACGAGCCGGCAGGCGGCTCCGACGACACCGACACCGAGCCGGAGGGCACGCCCCAGTCCGGCGGCACCCTCCAGATGATGGCGACCGGCGCTATCCAGACGCTGGACCCGATCAACGCGAAGGGGTCCGGTGCCGGCTACAACCAGTACAACCAGCAGTTGATGATGTTCCCGGACGGGGAGTACCCGCCGGAGGCGGCGCTCGCGACGGATTACGAGCTGTCCGACGACGGCCTCACGTACACGTTCACGCTGCGTGAGGACGCCACGTTCCACAACGGCGACGACGTGACGGCACACGACGTCGTCTACTCCTTCCGCCGGCTCGCGGAGTCCGAGAACTCCCGGAACCAGGACGACATCATCGGCGAGACGATGACGATCGACCACGAGAAGGACGCCTCCATCGCCCAACCCGAGGACGAGGAGACGCTCGACGACATCGTCCCGGAGTCGCTCGCGGTCGAGGCCGTCGACGACTACACGTTCGAAATGACGCTGCGGAGCGCGTTCTCGTGGTCGCTGTTCCAGATCTCGGGCGGCACGTTCGCGATCCTGCCCGAGAACTCGGTCGGCGACATCGAGGGGTACGACGGCGAGTACTCCTACAACGAGTTCTTCAGCACCTCCGGCGACGGCCCAACCTTCGCCGGCGCCGGCGCGTTCGAGGTCGACTCTTGGAGCAAGGGTGACGCGATCACGCTGTCGGCGTTCGACGGCTACTACGGCACCCAGCCCCAGATCGACGAGATCGTCTACACGGTCGTCCCCGACGGCAACACCCGGCTCAACCGCTTCGAGAACGGGAACGCCGACATCCTCGAAGGGATGCCGACGGCCTCGTTCACGCCGGGCAACGTGAACATCGAGGAGGACCAGGGTGCCAAGGAGATCGGGACGTACGACCTTGGCGGCCAGACGGTCAACTACGGCCAGATTGCCTCGCTGACCACGGAGTACCTCGTGTTCAACACGCTCGAGGTACCGCGACCGGTCCGGCGGGCGTTCGCGTACGCGCTGAACCAGCACGACGTCGCGGAGAACGTCTACAAGGGGACTGCCACGCCGGCGTACCACATCGTGCCGCCGGCGGCGTACCCCACCTTCGAGGAGGGCGTCTCCGCGGGCGAGACGTACACCCGCCACGCCGAGGACGGCTACCAGTCCAACCTCGAAGGCGCCGCCGACGGCTACCCGTACGGCTACGCCGAGACGGATCTCGAGTCCGCCCGGCAGGTGATGGAGGAAGCCGGCTACAGCTCCGACAACACGTTCGAGATCACTGCGACGACGATCTCGGGCAACAGCGGCTACCAGCGGGTGCTCACCCGGCTGCAGTCCAAGCTCCGGCAGGCCCACATCGAGATGGACATCACCGAGGCGCAGTTCGGCACCATCATCAGCCAGGCCATCGGCGGCGAGATGGAAGTGTTCGCGCTGGGTGACGGGATGGAGTACCCCGGCCCGGAGAACTTCCTGCGCTTCCTGTTCGGCGGGAACCCGTCGACGCAGTTCACCCGCTGGGGCGCGGAGGGGAGCTACTTCGACGAGGAGCTCCGACAGACGACGATCGACGCGTGGGAGCAGAACTACGCTCCTTCGGACTCCACGGCCGAGGAGGAGGCCGAGGCGTTCCAGACCGTCGAGGAGGGCAACTGGCTCTCGGTCCAGGAGCTCCCGATCGTCAACCCCGCCAGCCAGCGCTTCTGGCACCAGGACGTCGACGTCGAGATGTACGGTGTGATGGAGAACCAGACGTTCACCGATCTCACGCTCAGCCGGTAG
- a CDS encoding DUF6498-containing protein, which translates to MAGDVPDLDAVAVVIASNLVVPAGVVFLDWSIAVLFGVLVTELAVVFALALVKIPFAAKRSRGTVDRSRLAGLVHRLRGSIPMPGPIPGIYPRNLPPLFGGAVIGSVLLLFVFALFGFVASGGVTDDEAAAIGLGLLTVLVLRSGEELLEYFVRGGYREHSAQSAFAPPFTSLLGIGSLLVVGVGVDAAGVAADRGEVVLALLVGGKLLLDLWGLRIEADEDRHGVLARMFGSTATAVAPEPVEEPEGEPRVTQRPPRGAALVDALLRGLAYGVTSPIAFFAFVGGGFGLLAGGLPAAALVAFAVLAPFVAARAVARYLTYGAVEYRCYDGLLVVDSTLLDAAQARLRRQAVDGVAIDRDLVDRAFDTETLDLEADAPDTTPEFGLPDPDEEPDDGVNADRTRTLAHVPEAGAVVDALGVRWILERDR; encoded by the coding sequence ATGGCCGGGGACGTTCCCGACCTCGACGCCGTCGCCGTCGTGATCGCGTCGAACCTCGTGGTGCCGGCGGGGGTGGTGTTTCTCGACTGGTCGATCGCGGTGCTGTTCGGCGTGCTCGTCACCGAGCTCGCGGTCGTGTTCGCACTGGCACTGGTGAAGATCCCGTTCGCGGCCAAGCGCTCCCGTGGCACCGTCGACCGCTCCCGGCTCGCTGGGCTGGTCCACCGGCTCAGGGGGTCGATCCCGATGCCCGGGCCGATCCCCGGAATCTACCCGCGGAACCTCCCGCCGCTGTTCGGCGGCGCCGTGATCGGCTCGGTCCTGCTGCTGTTCGTGTTCGCGCTGTTCGGCTTCGTCGCCAGCGGCGGCGTGACCGACGACGAGGCGGCCGCGATCGGCCTCGGGCTGCTGACGGTGTTGGTCCTCCGGAGCGGGGAGGAGCTTCTCGAGTACTTCGTCCGTGGCGGCTACCGCGAGCACTCCGCACAGTCGGCGTTCGCGCCGCCGTTTACGAGCCTGCTCGGGATCGGATCCCTCCTCGTGGTCGGGGTTGGTGTCGACGCTGCGGGGGTCGCCGCCGACCGCGGCGAGGTCGTCCTCGCGCTGCTGGTCGGCGGGAAGTTGCTCCTCGACCTGTGGGGGCTCCGGATCGAGGCCGACGAGGACCGCCACGGCGTGCTGGCCCGGATGTTCGGGAGCACAGCGACTGCCGTCGCCCCCGAGCCCGTCGAGGAGCCCGAGGGGGAGCCGAGGGTCACACAGCGGCCGCCGCGGGGGGCCGCGCTCGTTGACGCGCTTCTCCGTGGGCTGGCGTACGGCGTGACGAGCCCGATCGCGTTTTTCGCGTTCGTCGGTGGCGGCTTTGGCCTCCTCGCGGGGGGGCTCCCGGCGGCCGCGCTGGTCGCGTTTGCCGTCCTCGCACCGTTCGTCGCCGCCCGGGCCGTCGCGCGCTACCTCACCTACGGCGCCGTCGAGTACCGTTGCTACGACGGGCTGCTCGTCGTCGACAGCACACTGCTCGACGCGGCACAGGCGCGGCTCCGGCGACAGGCTGTCGACGGCGTGGCGATCGACCGCGACCTCGTGGACCGCGCCTTCGACACCGAGACGCTCGATCTGGAGGCCGACGCCCCGGACACGACGCCCGAGTTCGGGCTGCCCGACCCCGACGAGGAGCCGGACGACGGCGTGAACGCGGACCGGACGCGCACGCTCGCACACGTGCCCGAGGCGGGCGCCGTCGTCGACGCGCTCGGGGTTCGGTGGATACTGGAACGGGACAGGTAG
- a CDS encoding DUF3784 domain-containing protein → MFGLPPSSVEWLAVGAVLAALGALIKFGGWTFLIAGYDESTPVPEDVAANMVGNTVLRLGVALLAVGAVGAVSGVPSFTGPLLAVVIVVAVGRLLYRLNTYDPGAS, encoded by the coding sequence ATGTTCGGACTCCCTCCAAGTTCGGTCGAGTGGCTGGCGGTCGGCGCCGTGCTGGCGGCGTTGGGGGCGCTGATCAAGTTCGGCGGCTGGACGTTCCTGATCGCCGGCTACGACGAGTCGACGCCCGTCCCCGAGGACGTCGCGGCGAACATGGTGGGCAACACCGTCCTCCGTCTCGGCGTGGCGCTACTGGCGGTCGGCGCCGTCGGGGCAGTGTCGGGCGTACCGTCGTTCACCGGCCCGCTGCTCGCGGTCGTGATCGTCGTCGCCGTCGGTAGGCTGCTCTACCGCCTCAACACGTACGACCCGGGGGCATCGTAA